In Miniphocaeibacter halophilus, the following proteins share a genomic window:
- a CDS encoding glucosaminidase domain-containing protein, with protein MNKKITALLLASAIFFTPVVSSAENSEESFASNTENIEQNIEKSEYTAEQFINILGKEARRIGQEKNIYASVMIAQACLESGFGKSGLSQDPNNNLFGIKGDYKGNSSDFQTWEDYGGRVDMVDTFRIYPSFKESMEDYADLLLKGSEFDENYYSGAWKSNASSYQEATAALTGKYATDSQYADKLNKIIEDYNLAVFDYPIAYTVEEKNKENLVSISKATGISLEELKELNSEIKDENKFLRKDKTIILRTEYYKENFNVPVSTEFNILNDYNKNTTANKFKGLDFELPYNTYIYSANRGEVVEVSEDSVNGKFIVIQHEDGLFSHYSNLDNIYMTVGDKVTETDIIGNIKGDKESNKALLNFSIAASVGSNFVNPKLFLDI; from the coding sequence ATGAACAAAAAAATTACGGCGTTATTATTAGCATCTGCTATTTTCTTTACGCCTGTTGTTTCTAGTGCAGAAAATAGTGAAGAAAGTTTTGCTAGTAATACGGAAAATATTGAACAAAATATAGAAAAATCAGAATATACAGCTGAACAATTTATAAATATACTTGGAAAAGAAGCTCGTAGAATTGGTCAAGAAAAAAACATATATGCTTCTGTTATGATTGCTCAAGCTTGTTTAGAATCTGGTTTTGGTAAAAGTGGACTATCACAAGATCCAAATAATAATCTATTTGGTATAAAGGGCGATTATAAGGGCAATTCTTCAGATTTCCAAACATGGGAAGACTATGGCGGAAGAGTAGATATGGTTGATACTTTTAGGATTTATCCTTCTTTTAAAGAATCAATGGAAGATTATGCCGACTTATTACTTAAAGGGTCTGAATTTGATGAGAATTACTATTCAGGTGCTTGGAAGTCAAATGCTTCTAGCTACCAAGAAGCAACAGCTGCTTTAACCGGAAAATATGCAACAGATAGTCAATATGCTGATAAGCTTAATAAAATAATTGAAGATTATAACTTAGCTGTTTTCGATTATCCTATTGCTTATACAGTTGAGGAAAAAAACAAGGAAAACTTAGTTTCAATAAGTAAGGCTACAGGTATTTCCTTAGAGGAATTAAAGGAACTTAACTCAGAAATAAAAGACGAAAATAAGTTTCTAAGAAAAGACAAAACAATAATTTTAAGAACTGAATACTATAAAGAAAATTTTAATGTACCTGTATCTACTGAATTTAATATTTTAAACGACTATAATAAAAATACTACTGCAAATAAATTCAAGGGATTGGATTTTGAATTACCCTATAACACATATATCTATTCTGCAAATAGGGGAGAAGTAGTTGAAGTATCTGAAGATAGTGTTAATGGAAAATTTATTGTAATACAACATGAAGATGGATTATTTTCCCACTACTCTAATTTAGATAATATATACATGACTGTAGGAGATAAGGTAACAGAAACAGATATTATAGGAAATATAAAGGGAGATAAGGAGTCTAACAAAGCCCTATTGAATTTTTCAATTGCTGCCTCTGTAGGTTCAAACTTTGTAAATCCTAAATTATTCCTAGATATTTAA
- a CDS encoding transposase family protein, which translates to MSTSNYILDFLGIKDKNIKFIKFSNNMRKNNVTYKVIDAKLSYTPNACPICGNMDKNAIIKHGNKISNIKLLPLNGDPTILKLRKQRFFCKECSHTFTAKTNIVEKNCFISNRVKLHITENLTMKISQKDIARLDYVSSNTVSRSLEANYKAFRVNKSYLPETLCFDEFKSTKDAKGNMSFIFCNGDRKNFNIIDIVENRTLPYLTKYFRKFTYKARANVKYICIYIYINLICH; encoded by the coding sequence ATGTCTACAAGTAATTATATCTTAGATTTCTTAGGAATAAAAGATAAGAATATTAAATTTATTAAATTCAGCAATAACATGAGAAAGAACAATGTAACATATAAAGTTATAGACGCTAAACTTTCTTATACTCCTAATGCTTGTCCAATTTGTGGGAATATGGACAAGAATGCAATTATTAAGCACGGAAATAAAATATCAAATATTAAACTTCTTCCACTAAATGGAGATCCTACTATTTTAAAATTAAGAAAACAAAGATTTTTTTGTAAAGAATGCTCTCATACTTTTACAGCAAAAACCAATATTGTAGAGAAAAATTGTTTTATTTCAAATAGGGTAAAATTACATATAACTGAAAATCTAACTATGAAAATAAGTCAAAAGGATATTGCTAGGTTAGATTACGTATCTTCTAATACTGTTAGTCGTTCTTTAGAGGCTAATTATAAGGCTTTTAGAGTTAACAAGTCATATCTGCCTGAAACTTTGTGTTTTGATGAATTCAAATCCACTAAAGATGCTAAGGGCAATATGAGCTTTATCTTTTGTAATGGTGATAGGAAGAATTTTAATATTATAGATATTGTTGAAAATCGTACTCTTCCTTATTTAACTAAATATTTTAGAAAGTTTACCTATAAAGCAAGAGCAAATGTTAAATATATTTGTATATATATATATATAAACCTTATATGTCATTAA
- a CDS encoding HAD family hydrolase has translation MDNIKIIFFDIDGTLIDMNKKKITDRMLETLKQLKKQNIIICIATGRSPIALPHFEKVEFDAFLTFNGSYCFSEEDTIYKNPIPTSDVYRIIENSNELNRPVAVATSNKIIANGKDKDLVEYFSFANQEVIVADEFDKIINHDEVFQLMLSSRKEDYSQIMKNTRYSKIAAWWDRAIDIIPSSSGKGKGIEKILKYYGLNKSEALAFGDGNNDIEMLKAVGWGVAMDNASNELKSIADEVIGHVADEGIYNFCLERRLI, from the coding sequence ATGGATAATATAAAAATTATTTTTTTTGATATTGATGGAACATTAATAGATATGAATAAAAAAAAGATTACAGATAGGATGTTAGAAACACTTAAACAATTAAAAAAGCAAAATATTATTATTTGTATTGCTACAGGAAGAAGTCCAATTGCATTGCCTCACTTTGAAAAAGTTGAATTTGATGCTTTTTTGACCTTTAATGGTTCTTATTGCTTTAGTGAAGAAGATACTATTTATAAGAATCCTATTCCAACTAGTGATGTTTATAGGATAATTGAAAATTCCAACGAATTGAATCGTCCAGTTGCAGTTGCCACAAGTAATAAAATAATTGCTAATGGTAAGGATAAGGACTTAGTTGAATATTTTTCTTTTGCAAACCAAGAGGTTATTGTTGCTGATGAATTTGATAAAATTATAAACCATGATGAAGTATTCCAATTAATGTTAAGTTCTCGAAAAGAGGATTATTCTCAAATAATGAAAAATACAAGATATTCAAAGATTGCAGCATGGTGGGATCGTGCTATTGATATTATTCCTTCTAGTAGTGGAAAAGGTAAAGGAATTGAAAAAATTCTAAAATATTATGGTTTAAATAAATCTGAAGCATTAGCATTTGGTGATGGCAACAACGATATTGAAATGTTGAAGGCTGTAGGATGGGGCGTAGCTATGGATAATGCTTCTAATGAATTAAAATCAATTGCCGATGAGGTTATAGGACATGTGGCAGATGAAGGTATATATAATTTTTGTTTAGAGCGTAGATTAATATAA
- a CDS encoding cyclase family protein, giving the protein MNTKYVELGYPISEDMKVYPGLPEVKIELREDILKNDDWNGSVLSIYLHAGTHVDAPWHYMGGDAPGIDKIPIEKFFYDYPLIIDVPASKPNDLVTVEQLESYGEEIYKADLLIFNTHSYLKRADDFMSYATNFPAISPELAIYIRENLPNVKAVAIDTLSIENISNGKENGFKTHKAFLNPKLKNDTILIYEDINMAPIIDKKLISACCTPLRIVGGDASICNLVVKISDE; this is encoded by the coding sequence ATGAATACTAAGTATGTTGAATTAGGATATCCTATCAGTGAAGATATGAAAGTTTATCCTGGATTACCAGAAGTTAAAATTGAGTTAAGAGAAGATATATTAAAAAATGATGACTGGAATGGAAGTGTATTATCTATATATCTACACGCAGGAACTCATGTAGATGCTCCTTGGCATTATATGGGTGGGGACGCGCCTGGAATCGATAAAATTCCTATAGAAAAATTTTTCTATGATTATCCTTTAATTATAGATGTGCCTGCAAGTAAACCTAATGATTTAGTAACCGTGGAGCAATTAGAGTCATATGGTGAAGAAATTTATAAAGCTGACTTATTGATATTCAATACTCATTCATATTTAAAAAGAGCTGATGATTTTATGAGTTATGCTACAAATTTTCCAGCCATAAGTCCAGAGCTTGCAATTTATATTAGAGAAAATTTGCCTAATGTAAAAGCTGTGGCAATTGATACTTTAAGTATAGAAAATATAAGCAATGGAAAAGAAAACGGATTTAAAACCCATAAAGCATTTTTAAATCCGAAATTAAAAAATGATACCATTTTAATATATGAAGATATTAATATGGCTCCAATAATAGATAAGAAATTGATAAGTGCTTGCTGTACTCCTCTAAGAATAGTAGGAGGAGATGCTAGTATTTGCAATTTAGTAGTTAAAATTAGTGATGAATAA
- the panB gene encoding 3-methyl-2-oxobutanoate hydroxymethyltransferase, with product MTKKKFTIADFQKYKNEGKKFSYVTAYDYTTASIVDESDCEVILVGDSLAMIMLGRDTTVGVTLDDMIHHIKPVVLGAPNTFVVGDMPFGSYNASIEQAINSCSRILMETNCDCIKLEGGVDYAPTINALVKAGIPVMGHIGLTPQTATSLGGFKVQGGTPESARQLIEDAKAIEEAGAFSIVLECVPTVVGKALAEEIKIPILGIGAGKYVDCQVLVTQDLLNMYGDFKPKFVKHFANIRQEMVNGLNKFHEETVNGTFPSEEYSFNKEVKISKL from the coding sequence ATGACAAAGAAAAAATTTACAATTGCCGACTTTCAAAAATATAAAAATGAAGGAAAAAAATTTTCATATGTTACAGCATATGACTATACAACTGCTAGTATCGTTGATGAAAGCGATTGCGAGGTTATTTTAGTTGGAGATTCTTTAGCTATGATAATGCTTGGAAGAGATACAACTGTAGGAGTAACTCTAGATGATATGATTCACCATATTAAGCCTGTAGTTCTTGGTGCCCCTAATACATTTGTAGTTGGAGATATGCCTTTTGGTTCTTATAATGCTAGTATTGAACAAGCCATTAATAGTTGCAGCAGAATACTTATGGAGACTAATTGTGACTGTATTAAATTAGAGGGAGGGGTAGATTATGCACCCACTATTAATGCTCTTGTTAAAGCCGGAATCCCTGTAATGGGTCATATTGGTCTAACTCCTCAAACTGCAACATCTTTGGGTGGATTTAAAGTACAAGGAGGTACTCCCGAATCTGCACGTCAACTTATTGAGGATGCTAAAGCTATCGAAGAAGCAGGAGCCTTTTCAATAGTATTAGAATGTGTTCCTACTGTTGTTGGAAAAGCACTAGCTGAAGAAATAAAAATTCCAATTCTTGGAATAGGTGCTGGTAAGTATGTAGATTGTCAAGTTTTAGTGACACAAGATTTATTAAATATGTATGGTGATTTTAAACCTAAATTTGTTAAACATTTTGCTAATATAAGACAAGAAATGGTAAATGGATTGAATAAATTTCATGAAGAAACTGTTAATGGAACCTTCCCTTCTGAAGAATATTCTTTTAATAAAGAGGTAAAAATATCTAAATTATAA
- a CDS encoding HAD family hydrolase, giving the protein MKINIPGYKKLNIDKIIFDYNGTLAVKGKIDSSTKSKLIELSKNYELYILTSDTYKTVEKICENLPVKVHTFNGDNASISKRDIVLELNPDTCACIGNGRNDMEMLKIAALSVGIIGQEGAYGKIVNISDICVTSILDSMDLFIYTDRLIADLRG; this is encoded by the coding sequence ATGAAAATAAATATTCCAGGTTATAAAAAATTAAATATAGATAAAATAATATTCGATTACAATGGTACTTTAGCAGTTAAGGGAAAAATAGATAGTTCTACAAAATCTAAATTAATAGAACTTTCAAAAAATTATGAACTTTATATATTAACTTCCGACACCTATAAAACAGTGGAGAAAATTTGCGAAAATCTGCCGGTAAAAGTACATACTTTTAATGGCGATAATGCTTCAATTTCTAAAAGGGACATAGTCCTAGAATTAAATCCCGATACTTGTGCTTGTATTGGCAATGGAAGAAATGATATGGAAATGCTAAAAATCGCTGCCCTTTCCGTTGGAATAATAGGACAGGAGGGGGCCTATGGAAAAATAGTAAATATTTCAGATATTTGTGTAACCTCAATACTCGATTCCATGGACTTATTTATATATACAGACAGATTAATTGCCGATTTAAGAGGGTAA
- a CDS encoding HAD family hydrolase gives MTPEQCVAFGDGGNDIEMLEYCGRSYAMDNAPSEVKEVADFICP, from the coding sequence ATTACTCCTGAGCAATGTGTTGCTTTTGGTGACGGAGGAAATGATATTGAGATGCTGGAATATTGTGGAAGAAGTTATGCTATGGATAATGCACCTAGTGAGGTGAAAGAGGTTGCAGATTTTATTTGCCCATAA
- a CDS encoding transposase: MSLIKDVFPNAQIVLDKFHIVNLIGRALLKTRIEIMKNFSTSSIEYKRLKRYWKLIQKDSSKLDIIHFSKWTHFSKWKSTSDVVNETIAIDDNLKKTYEVYQILLSDIRCENSKGLREHLTLFKDTVSEQMKVAINTLLEYFEYVENTLSTNITNGPLEGTNNLIKSIKRIAFGYRSFYNFRNRVFIIKNLMKPIKNYQAAI; the protein is encoded by the coding sequence ATGTCATTAATTAAGGATGTTTTTCCTAATGCTCAAATAGTTTTAGATAAGTTTCATATTGTAAATCTTATTGGCAGAGCTTTGTTAAAAACAAGGATTGAAATAATGAAAAACTTTAGTACTTCCTCTATTGAATATAAAAGATTAAAAAGATATTGGAAGCTAATTCAAAAGGATTCTTCTAAACTTGATATAATCCACTTTAGTAAATGGACACATTTTAGTAAGTGGAAAAGCACATCTGATGTAGTAAATGAAACTATAGCTATTGATGATAATTTAAAGAAAACATATGAGGTTTATCAAATTCTTTTATCTGATATTAGATGTGAAAATTCTAAAGGATTAAGGGAACATTTAACTTTATTTAAGGATACAGTAAGTGAGCAAATGAAAGTAGCTATAAACACTTTGTTAGAATATTTTGAATATGTGGAAAACACATTAAGTACGAACATTACAAATGGCCCCTTGGAAGGTACTAATAATCTTATTAAAAGTATAAAAAGAATAGCTTTTGGATATAGGTCATTTTATAATTTTAGAAATAGAGTTTTTATAATTAAAAATTTAATGAAGCCAATAAAGAATTATCAGGCAGCTATATAG
- a CDS encoding FadR/GntR family transcriptional regulator — protein MIDKKDKSLGEVVSSIIKNDIFIHEIYQPGDKLPVEKELANKLKVSRTALREGIKDLESKGILEIKRGVGTFVSKDFGFGLDTKNLKVEDIQRILLKDWYEMRILFEVPAMSLVAERATDKEIEEIENIQNEIKILIEQDKSFLELDYLFHKKLTLATHNNVLIKTMYENKVWEWSYYLIAKNQKNLKVKMQNNAFNNHTSIVNFLKDRDGEGAEMAMRYHLITAINDVK, from the coding sequence ATGATTGACAAAAAGGATAAATCACTAGGGGAGGTGGTGTCTTCTATAATAAAAAATGATATATTTATACATGAAATATATCAACCTGGGGATAAATTACCAGTAGAAAAAGAATTAGCAAATAAATTAAAAGTTAGTCGTACAGCTTTAAGAGAAGGAATAAAAGATTTAGAATCTAAAGGAATATTAGAGATAAAAAGAGGAGTAGGAACTTTTGTATCTAAGGATTTTGGGTTTGGACTTGATACCAAAAATTTAAAAGTAGAAGACATTCAGAGAATTTTATTGAAAGATTGGTATGAAATGAGGATTCTATTTGAAGTTCCTGCTATGTCGCTTGTGGCAGAGAGAGCAACAGATAAAGAAATAGAAGAAATAGAAAATATACAAAATGAAATAAAGATTTTGATAGAGCAAGATAAAAGTTTTTTAGAATTGGATTATTTATTTCATAAAAAATTGACTTTAGCAACGCACAATAATGTATTGATAAAAACAATGTATGAAAATAAGGTGTGGGAATGGTCATACTACTTGATAGCCAAAAATCAAAAAAATTTGAAGGTGAAAATGCAAAACAACGCTTTTAACAATCATACATCAATAGTTAATTTTTTAAAAGATAGAGATGGTGAAGGAGCTGAGATGGCTATGAGATATCACTTAATTACGGCAATAAATGATGTAAAATAA
- a CDS encoding ketopantoate reductase family protein gives MKIVVVGAGSVGTLFGSILYEHGMDVTLVEIRNEIVEAIHKDGLKVTRGDSEKVFEIDITNNIIDVENPDLIIFAVKSYDNITAAYDCLKIIGPETIVLTLQNGIGNYETISNILGEKHTVIGTTTFGATQYAPGCTRGSETGEISIGEYKGGSSERIKNIAEILRSGGFTVNIVNDVNSLVWTKLAVNVGINAIGALCRISNGETHSIESASIIQKMAVEELMKVAKKKGIDLDYNSLYDHVVDVTITTSTNKCSMLQDVEKRNLTEIRAINGAIVDYGNSINIDTPINLVLTNLMIATETSYRK, from the coding sequence ATGAAAATAGTAGTAGTGGGAGCTGGATCAGTTGGTACTTTGTTTGGCTCTATCTTATATGAACATGGAATGGATGTTACATTAGTAGAAATTAGAAACGAGATAGTTGAAGCAATACATAAAGATGGTTTAAAAGTAACTAGAGGGGATTCGGAAAAAGTTTTTGAGATTGATATAACTAATAATATTATAGATGTAGAAAATCCTGATTTAATAATATTTGCTGTAAAATCATATGATAATATAACTGCTGCTTATGATTGTTTGAAAATAATAGGACCAGAAACTATAGTGTTAACATTACAAAATGGTATTGGGAATTATGAAACTATATCCAATATATTAGGGGAAAAACATACAGTAATAGGAACAACAACATTTGGTGCTACACAGTATGCACCTGGATGTACTAGAGGAAGTGAAACTGGAGAAATTTCAATAGGTGAATATAAAGGTGGAAGTAGTGAAAGAATTAAAAATATTGCAGAAATACTTAGAAGTGGTGGTTTTACTGTAAATATAGTAAATGATGTTAATAGTTTGGTTTGGACGAAATTAGCAGTTAATGTAGGTATTAATGCAATAGGAGCATTATGCCGAATTAGCAACGGAGAAACACATTCCATTGAATCGGCTTCTATAATTCAAAAAATGGCAGTTGAGGAACTGATGAAAGTTGCTAAGAAAAAAGGTATAGACCTAGATTATAATTCTTTATATGACCATGTTGTTGATGTAACTATAACAACTAGTACAAATAAATGTTCAATGTTACAAGATGTAGAAAAAAGAAATTTAACAGAAATAAGAGCTATAAATGGAGCGATTGTTGATTACGGTAATTCAATAAATATTGATACACCGATAAATTTAGTTCTTACAAACTTAATGATAGCCACAGAGACAAGTTATAGAAAATAG
- a CDS encoding bile acid:sodium symporter family protein, with product MENIKKLSDFLNKNLTIFILFVTGLALAIPNIFIPIANVKIANLSIPSLLLAIIMFGTGITLIPKDIIIMLKKPKYITIGVIAKYTFMIFGAFLIAKFLKLNNNLAFGLILLGSMPPGTAASVITFLGGGDITFSVAIIIFSTFLAPIVTPFLTFVFGGQWIEFNFISMFINIIIIVLLPILLGMFVKHIFKDKANTFQKLIGLISIISLLLIVSVSTAPNRDTILSTNSIIVIIAVALNFVFAALGNGILAKLLKLDQKKAVSLIITSCEQNSALSVGIASTLTTLHSSVAIPSIIAVSLNLALTTILANIFQRKVRRNKM from the coding sequence ATGGAAAATATTAAAAAACTTTCAGATTTTTTAAACAAAAACCTTACAATTTTTATACTATTTGTAACAGGCTTAGCTTTAGCTATTCCAAATATATTTATTCCTATTGCTAATGTTAAAATAGCTAATCTATCCATTCCCAGTTTGCTTTTAGCTATTATAATGTTTGGGACTGGAATAACTTTAATACCTAAAGATATAATTATAATGTTAAAAAAACCTAAATATATTACAATAGGTGTTATTGCAAAATATACTTTTATGATTTTTGGTGCTTTTTTAATAGCCAAATTTTTAAAATTGAATAATAATTTAGCCTTTGGCTTAATTTTATTGGGTTCTATGCCTCCTGGAACAGCTGCAAGTGTTATTACCTTCTTAGGTGGAGGAGATATTACTTTCTCTGTAGCTATAATTATTTTTTCAACTTTTTTAGCACCAATTGTTACCCCTTTTTTAACTTTTGTTTTTGGAGGACAATGGATTGAATTTAATTTCATATCTATGTTTATCAATATTATTATAATTGTGTTGTTACCTATACTTTTAGGAATGTTCGTTAAACATATTTTTAAAGATAAAGCTAATACTTTCCAGAAACTTATAGGATTAATTTCTATAATTTCATTGCTTTTAATAGTTTCTGTGAGCACTGCACCAAATAGAGATACTATTTTAAGTACAAATTCTATAATTGTCATAATAGCTGTAGCTCTCAACTTTGTTTTTGCAGCTTTAGGAAATGGAATTTTAGCTAAATTGTTAAAATTAGATCAAAAAAAAGCAGTATCATTAATTATTACATCTTGTGAACAGAACTCAGCATTATCAGTTGGAATAGCTTCTACTCTTACAACTTTACACTCTTCGGTAGCAATTCCTTCCATAATAGCGGTTTCGTTAAATTTAGCCTTAACTACGATTTTAGCTAATATTTTTCAACGAAAAGTACGAAGAAATAAAATGTAA
- a CDS encoding HAD hydrolase family protein: MNTNPHNIKLVAVDMDGTFVRSDYTYNIPRFKAILSRMKEAECQFVVASGNQYYQLRSHFPDDHNEFSFIAENGALVKNKEELIFSANISKEAIMLTIELCKKHPEIKNVMCGLKSAYCQRGRVSDEFFKLTNIYYHRLKWVDDFTQVNDQILKFAPTVPVEKTMYYYELFRDELNGLLAPTTSGHGSIDLIIPGCHKASGLKK; encoded by the coding sequence ATGAACACCAATCCTCATAATATTAAGTTAGTTGCGGTAGATATGGATGGAACTTTTGTACGAAGTGATTATACTTACAACATACCAAGATTCAAGGCTATTTTATCTAGAATGAAAGAGGCGGAATGTCAATTTGTAGTTGCCAGTGGAAATCAGTATTACCAATTACGTTCTCATTTTCCTGATGACCATAATGAATTTAGCTTTATTGCAGAAAATGGTGCCTTAGTAAAGAATAAAGAGGAGCTTATTTTTTCTGCCAATATTTCTAAAGAAGCCATTATGTTGACTATTGAGCTATGTAAAAAACATCCTGAAATAAAAAATGTCATGTGTGGACTAAAGAGTGCCTATTGTCAGCGAGGAAGGGTAAGTGATGAATTTTTTAAATTAACAAATATTTATTATCATAGATTAAAATGGGTAGATGATTTTACACAGGTTAATGATCAAATTTTGAAGTTTGCTCCAACGGTTCCAGTAGAAAAAACAATGTATTATTATGAACTATTTCGCGATGAATTAAATGGATTGCTGGCTCCCACAACTAGTGGCCATGGCTCAATTGATTTGATTATTCCAGGTTGTCATAAGGCATCGGGTTTAAAAAAATAG
- the thpR gene encoding RNA 2',3'-cyclic phosphodiesterase yields MRLFIAINFNKETKEKILKVQKDLIGLYSKGNPTKIENIHLTLIFLGEIEKKKLPPIKNIMDGIKFSNLNLVFDKIGKFNRRNGDIYWLGIEENKKLLDIQNKLYKDLLKENFILDKKPFSPHITLARKVVMPSNEKQILSSKFSTNINHLSLMESQIIDRKVSYKEIYRNNN; encoded by the coding sequence ATGAGACTATTTATTGCAATTAATTTTAACAAAGAAACAAAAGAAAAAATCCTTAAAGTTCAAAAGGACTTAATAGGTTTATACTCTAAGGGCAATCCGACAAAAATAGAAAATATCCATTTAACCTTAATTTTTTTAGGGGAAATAGAAAAGAAAAAACTTCCTCCTATAAAAAATATAATGGATGGTATTAAATTTAGTAACTTAAATCTGGTCTTTGATAAAATCGGAAAATTCAATCGTAGAAATGGTGATATTTACTGGCTTGGTATAGAAGAAAACAAAAAGCTTTTAGATATACAAAATAAGCTCTATAAGGATTTATTAAAAGAAAATTTTATCCTAGATAAAAAACCTTTTTCACCTCATATTACACTAGCAAGAAAAGTTGTTATGCCTTCTAATGAAAAACAAATACTAAGTTCAAAATTCTCTACAAATATAAATCATCTTAGTTTAATGGAGTCTCAAATAATAGATAGAAAAGTAAGTTATAAAGAAATATATAGAAATAATAATTAA